In one window of Mytilus galloprovincialis chromosome 6, xbMytGall1.hap1.1, whole genome shotgun sequence DNA:
- the LOC143080119 gene encoding protein unc-93 homolog A-like — protein MYSGVEQTFIAGDFTKSYVGCTIGIWNVGYVMICYGVVDAICSFSFGRLVKYIGHIPFFALAFFVHGGTQIALLLWEPQQDPKYIFYIVAGLWGIGDAVIQTQINALYGYLFTDNAEAAFANYRLWESVGFIITFAWSNFLITYVKLYICLGFLCVGMMFYIVVEVYDRRNKKKGFDLN, from the exons ATGTACAGTGGTGTAGAGCAAACATTCATTGCTGGAGATTTTACTAAG TCTTATGTAGGCTGTACTATTGGTATTTGGAACGTTGGATATGTTATGATATGTTATGGTGTAGTGGATGCCATTTGCTCTTTCAGCTTTGGTAGACTTGTAAAGTATATTGGACATATACCATTTTTTGCATTAG CTTTCTTTGTTCATGGTGGTACACAGATTGCTTTACTCTTGTGGGAGCCGCAGCAAGacccaaaatacatattttatatagtAGCTGGTTTATGGGGAATTGGTGATGCTGTAATACAGACACAAATAAATG CACTGTATGGCTACTTATTCACAGACAACGCTGAGGCAGCATTTGCCAATTATCGTTTATGGGAGTCAGTCGGTTTTATCATTACCTTTGCCTGGAGTAACTTCCTAATAACATATGTAAAGCTATACATATGTCTTGGATTTTTATGTGTCGGGATGATGTTTTATATAGTTGTAGAAGTTTACGATAGAAGAAACAAAAAGAAGGGGTTTGACCTGAATTGA